The nucleotide sequence TGAGAGGAATAGCCGGAGTTAAATTCAATGATGATGAAATTCACCTTCTCATTCAGCTGGTGACATCGAGACCGCCGCCAACTCCTGCAGGAATACGTTTCGTATCCCTGGGACTCTGTATGCTAATAGCCTGTCCTTCGCTCATCTCTCAACCAAATTTTGAAGCCAAGGGAATCGAATGGATGCAGTGGCTGATAAAGGAGGAGGCATACTTTGAAAGGTACCCATTTTTAACAGAAATCCACATTAATCTCACATCTTATGAGAATCACTAATGACTGGGTTCATATGATCAGTCTCAAACCTTGCCAAAGCACCCTTTTTTATCGACACCCTTGCTACCAATTTTTAATAGATAATCAACTTGCGATTTCACTACTCaatcgaactccacggagagagcagtataatccatcgattttttttacccatcccccccccccccaatttccaccttccagCCCCCCGCAGACaacttttctcaataaatcttcgcgtttcagacgatttctaagAAATGACGTCAAGCTGTCTGTCCGTCAGTCCGTCCGGTTGTTGTCAgccctagaggccaaacgattagagatagcaacttggGACCTAAGGCCCCCCTCCATAAGTCAACCCAAGGAACGATATCAAGTCACTCATTTCCCTCCACCCCACCCCTTTCCAAcgaaaaccatatttttttgggattgctggaAAACACGTTctgcgtgtttttttttcatttttgactATGTTTTAGAGAGATTACccaatcattcctaataacggttcttcgaggtcaaaagttaaaaaagtctCTAAAGAGCacatttatcaggcgaatgaggtcatgtttgggcttgttggaaaggtcttggaatttccgacaaaactaaatcAGATCCATTCGGTTTTAagccggtaataaaccggtccATTagcgataactaatttttattcgaaattctaattctaatcctaaaatttactaaaattaaccctctaggttactaaaattgatcacctcgatattctaaaataaaaccTGAAAgttatactaaaatttatcccgaaagttactaaaattaccCTCctaggttactaaaattgatcccttTAGATATATCGAAtatgttctaaaatcaatcctgaaagtTATTATAATTAATCCAGAAAGTTACTAAATTAACCACAAGTAACTAAGGAAATTCCTTTATAatactcctaaggtattttgggcaatattttgagtgatttataaatcggttgtgaacctaTAATAAACCGGTTGTGAAACGATAAGTAATTGTTGTCCTAAAATCAAtcttattactcttaaaattattttgtgggctCGTTTGAGcggtttataaatcggtttaaaccTACTGAGATCCGGTAAACgttaaatgatgcgaaagtttTTCTAAGTATCTGCCATCTCGTGGCTGCTTTGCGGTGACACGACACACTCGATTGAGAACATTAATTCTGTttgatttttatctttttactgTATGTGTTATTTTTATCTCTTCAATACATAAAATATTGTCCTCTACAAACTCATGCGACAATATTCTGTCCATGCATGGGCATTTTGCCCAAATGGCTGACAGCTCCTAGGAGCtagtcatttttttctcaatgtttttTGTTGGATTTGCGTTTAATCAGAGCAGCATTTGTACTGTCTGTTTTTTCTTTCTCGctgatttgtaaatttaaattatatccaTCCTATAGGCTTTATATCCTATATTCTATATCACTCCGTTTTCACTCCTTAGTAAGTTGGTAACCAACACtcagacggcggtggccgcagaaaGACATTTGCAATGTATCGCAATCCCTAAAAGCATTGATGAcaataaatatctatctatctactaagtacttttgaggaatagcatttaagtcacgagttcgagcactacgCAAAGTCTAGGATGCTTTCCacgctttgctacccctttttGATGAAGGTTTGCATTTATGAAAATGCAAATACTGAATTCATAGACTTCAGTAAAATCCAGGTATTGCGGTTGGGTGGTTTATCGCAGCGAGGAATTCCTACTGATATCCAAACACATGAACCAAATCTCGTGCTTACGAATTCTAGCATTTAGcgaagtttatttatttttttgattaggCCGTTTTCATTATTTGAAAGCTTATGACctctatcattattttattattgtgtAATGAGGAAACCGACAACATAGGCTATATGACTCCGTTGAGCAACGGATCCTAAAATCTTAAGTGGGGGGTGCTGGTCTTTCAAAACATTATTCCGTGTGCaccattttggttttaataGCTTTTGTTTTATGATGCTAATCAAATTACGATGCTCAGTCCAGTCTGTACTAAGACTAAtgatctttttaaaattatctgatACTGCCTCATTACCAAGATCTCTTTTCATTATAATTCAATCAGCGGTGGATCTTTCTTGTGCACACAATTCACAGTCCTCCGATATGTGTTTAATTCTTAAAATACAGTGGCAGTGATCGCATACTGGGTCTAATGTTTTTTCCATAGGGCATTTATGAGTTATATTAGAGGTATTAGAGTGATCAGAGTGATCTATTCTTATTCTGGCTATTAGGCATTGCTCTCTTCTGCTTAGGCCACCAGGAATCCTTTTCTTCTTGAGGCTGTTGCACACTGTTTTCATTTGTGTTGCTCCGAAAGTGATCTACAAGAATTCTTCCTTGTTTACCTCCTATTATCTCTTGATATATGATAGGTGATCCTTCGGTATGATTCAACTGTCCATATTTTGCGGGGATTTCAAtgcggtttttctattttatctgCTTCTTCATTTCCATTTATTCCTCAGTGGCCTGGCACCCAAACTATTTTGTTGTTTTGTCGTTCTGTTGAGAGATCACGAACTCTACCTTGAATTGGATTATCATGGTTCGGATTTAGGATAGATAAGATTTCTGTGTTCTAAGTTCGGCACACCAATTTCggctaaaggtgtctacacattgggagcaattttcgtcaaaaattgcgtttttgacagaaatttgacgtttccccctacaacgctgcagggaatttccttcaaaaaaagcaatttttgacaaaaattgctcccaatgtgtagaggccataacataCTGACTTTTGGAGAAGATCTAAAAGCCCCGATAGAGAATCTCATAGATGATTTGTACGGACTATCTATTGTGCTTGGAGTTGATCTTGATGCCATTGAGTAGATTGGGGCTGCATAATATCACACTTTCCTCTAATCATCATTTGACTAGCCTTTATTAGTTGAGATCGATCGCTAGCTTTCAAGAGTTTAATATGATCcttaaagtttattttattattggaGGTTAATCCGAGAATACGTAGTGCAGTAACGTAACTTATTTCTTGATTGTTAAGATAAAAACTTGGGTCTGTGCTCAGTGCATATTTTTTTCCTGTCGAAGTGAATAATCTTCATTTTCAGAGTAGAGAATTTAAAATGCCCGTCTGATGCCCATTTTTCTAGATGTGTTAGCGAATCCTGATGATTATTTCTGATATCTTCTACATCTTTTACTGCAGTAAAAATCATTAGGTCGTCTGCATAGACCAAAACGGACATAGTGTTCCACATCTTGTGAATCAAGCACATGAGAAGCATAGCTATCAGGAATAGGGATACGCTCATGACATACCAGTTGGTGTACCATTGTTTTGGGGATAATTTTCAGAGAGATGGTTCCCTCCAGCCTCTTTAAAAGTCCTATTTCTGAGGAATTGCGATAAACgctaataaatattaatacgtTACAATCTTTCATACGCCTCCTCAATGTCGAAGTTTATACAAAAGACATGCTGTCCTTTATTGAGATGATTCGTGacataattctaaaaataagcTAAGTTGTCGACTGTTGACCTATGCTTATGAAAACCAGATTGATTGTATTGCATTTCGCTCTGGTTCTCATTAAGAGTCTCACGCATAATAAGTTAATTAGactttatcactggtttttaatTACAGCAACAGCGATATGGCAGCCTCTTTTGGGGAGATGCTACTCCTGATGGCCATTCATTTCCACAGCAACCAAGTTCCGGCTATTGGGGAATTAGTGTGCTCAACATTGGGCATGAAAATCCCCTTGAGGCCCAACAATACTACACGTATGAAGCAGATCTTTACTCAGGAAATCTTCACAGAAGCCGTTGTTACAGCACATGCTGTCAAGGTTCCCGTGACGGTTAATTTAAATGCTGATATCCCAGGATATCTACCAGTTCACTGTATACATCAATTGCTCAAATCTCGAGCATTTTCTAAGCACAAAGTGCCCATCAAAAGTTGGATTTACAAACAAGTATGCAACTCAACGACGCCTCTTCATCCCGTACTTCCAGCTCTCATTGAAGTCTACGTGAATTCCATTATTTTGCCCAATGCTAAAGGACCCGTTGAGCATACACATAAGCcactatctgagcgagaaattCTCAAGGTGTTTGAGAATTCTGTTCCTGGAGCTAATTTTGATCATAAAAAGAGAAATTACATATTTGAATTCGAGATGGAACAGACGGATGTAGGAGAGGAGGAATTATCTGGAGTGCCCAGCATCACATCGCAACTTCTTCTCCTGTACTATCTTCTGCTCTATGAGGATGTTCGGCTGAACAATATGGCCAATATTCTGATTAATGGTAGAAAAGTCAAGGCATACACGATGGATTTCATGTCAGAGCTTCCCATCAAGTATCTTCTGCAACAAGCTCAGAAGAATCAACGAAATTTTGGGGGACTTTTTTCGCCCCTTCTGCGTCTCCTGGTTACACATTTCCCACATCTCTGTCTCGTGGATGATTGGATTGCCGAAGAAACAATAGCTCTGGAATCAACAAGTCGCAGCATAATCACAGAATTCAATGTGATTGAGGCTTTCGAGGAGCTGGAAATATCATCAATTAAAGCTATACGTCTCATGAGGCGAATGCTCAAGAAAACGCCCAAAGATCTTTGGCCACTAGCAGGAACATTCATCAGATACtttaaaaatatcctgaaagaTGACACCCCTAGGCTCGTGACGGAGCTGTATAAGCAAGTTTGGGTGCGTCTTAACACCGTTCTTCCGCGACGTCTCTGGACAATGTCCATAAATGCCCTTCTGCCTGAAGATCAGCTCatcaaaaatttctcactaGTTCAAGAATCGCCATGTATAGATGCCTTGCAGGTATTGCGATGCGATGAGAGAATCTTTCGCTGTCCAGATGCCCTGTCCATTGTTTTGCGCATCCTCCAGGCCAGCTTAGCGGCGTCCAAAAGTCAACTTTCTCGACACATTCAGGATAAGCCGCTAATTGAGAAAACGGGACAGATTCAGTCTGAGGCAGAACGTGAGGAACTCAAAATGGCCCTCGTATATTCACAGGAGACCGTTGCCGTGCAGATCCTATTGGAAGCATGTCTGGAGACAGAGAGTGATAGAAATCTCCCGGGAAGGCTGTGGGCGCTTCGAGAAGTGCGTGGCATAATATGTTCCTACATCCACCAAGTATTCATCTCAGAGATCACTCTGGCCAAATTGGTGATGTTCCAGGGCTTTCACAGAGATCTACTGAGTGTGGTCGTCAAGGGAATACCTTCAATGCATGTTTGTCTGCACTACATCCCCGAACTGCTCAATATGCCTGAGATGGAGAAGCAAATCTTTGCCATTGATCTGGCATCGCATCTCTCCATTCAGTATTCCCTTCCCAAGTCCCTGAGCATTGCCAAGCTGTGCATCAACACACTATCTACTCTTCTTGGAAGTAAGTATTTTGCGTTCTCTGACTTCATCTCGAAATTGAATTTGCGAGCATTACGACCTGGCTTAGATTAATAATTTCACCTATAATGAACTGATCTAGGCTTAATATCAAGGGGTAAACTGGTCTTCTACCAATCACAGTTCACTATGACTGCTAATTAGCCGATCATGAAGACTGAACGGTGCGATTTgtcgatcatggagactgattgGTGCGATTTGTCGATTTGTGCGATTTttcgatcatggagactgataGGCTCGATTTGTCTAGCATGGAGACTGATCGACGCGTCGGTCATGGAGACTGATCTATACGATTTGTCGATCGTGGAGACTGATTAGCGCGATCTGTCGGCCATGAAGACTGATAGCCTCGATTTGTCTAGTATGGAGACTGATAGGCGCAATCTGTCGATCATGGAGACTAATCTTTGCGATTTGTCGCGCATAGAGATTGATCAGTGCGATTTgtcgatcatggagactgatcggtGCGATTTttcgatcatggagactgatcgacGCGATTTGTCGGTCGTGGAGACTGATCGGTGCGATTTGTCGATCGTGGAGACTGATTGAGGCGATCTGACGATCATGAAGACTAATAGTCTCGATTTGTCTAGTATGGAGACTGATAGGCGCGAGCTGTCGATCATGGAGACTAATTGGTAGGATCTGTAGATCATGTGACTACTGTACGGCGCGATATTTATAGACTCATAGGCATGAATTGTCTAGCATGGAGACTGATCGACACGATGTGTCGACCATGGAGACTGATCGTTGCGATTTGTCGAGCATAGAGACTGATCGGTGCGCTCTGACGAGAATGGAGACTAATTGGTAGGATGTGGAGATCATGTGACTGTTCGGCGCGATACTTATAGACTCATAGGCATGATTTGTCTAGCATGGAGACTGATCGTTGCGATTTGTCGATCACGGAGACTGCACGGTGCGATTTgtcgatcatggagactgatcggtGGGGTTTGTCGATCATGGGACTGATCGTTACGATTTGTCTAGCATGGAGATTGATCGGCGCGATCTatcgatcatggagactgatcagTGCGATTTAGTTAGAGTAAAACACTAACCCTACAAAATCTCGGAATCAATTCTTCGATCTTTATCAGTAaccgatatttttttaaaactt is from Phlebotomus papatasi isolate M1 chromosome 1, Ppap_2.1, whole genome shotgun sequence and encodes:
- the LOC129803258 gene encoding integrator complex subunit 2; protein product: MNFPPVTARAFMAMQNLNVSELSKCCLREIRPILPSLVRMTLLQATDNTQEWTEARKQILSILVGIEFANNIVSILQINYHELEVDIKKEQQLRQKLGTSQNESSHCYTLQNGAAMGFERADVARKVRVVLSELFYIQAQIAEQNQQGTTRNATESLVRESELFDNEIYLEEVTDIICIALAELPSLLNIQDIVDILLYVNNGANVISWIIANMPDCFKEVTASLISNGDEETADGKLRLQVLTALCDMNPSQALSTRTLCVELSKMPSLMLKLSLRDPQDLIAFVSGLLLGNDQNTRSWFAQFVRSSQKRRSDALQLVREELQKQLQSLVVFSMNSELPDECVVQASTLLRLYCALRGIAGVKFNDDEIHLLIQLVTSRPPPTPAGIRFVSLGLCMLIACPSLISQPNFEAKGIEWMQWLIKEEAYFESNSDMAASFGEMLLLMAIHFHSNQVPAIGELVCSTLGMKIPLRPNNTTRMKQIFTQEIFTEAVVTAHAVKVPVTVNLNADIPGYLPVHCIHQLLKSRAFSKHKVPIKSWIYKQVCNSTTPLHPVLPALIEVYVNSIILPNAKGPVEHTHKPLSEREILKVFENSVPGANFDHKKRNYIFEFEMEQTDVGEEELSGVPSITSQLLLLYYLLLYEDVRLNNMANILINGRKVKAYTMDFMSELPIKYLLQQAQKNQRNFGGLFSPLLRLLVTHFPHLCLVDDWIAEETIALESTSRSIITEFNVIEAFEELEISSIKAIRLMRRMLKKTPKDLWPLAGTFIRYFKNILKDDTPRLVTELYKQVWVRLNTVLPRRLWTMSINALLPEDQLIKNFSLVQESPCIDALQVLRCDERIFRCPDALSIVLRILQASLAASKSQLSRHIQDKPLIEKTGQIQSEAEREELKMALVYSQETVAVQILLEACLETESDRNLPGRLWALREVRGIICSYIHQVFISEITLAKLVMFQGFHRDLLSVVVKGIPSMHVCLHYIPELLNMPEMEKQIFAIDLASHLSIQYSLPKSLSIAKLCINTLSTLLGILSGDSRIEMFRAILPCIVRFAEAFPPLLDDCIYFLMQLGRIADSQAALGRSTALNANAHVEAKNTGSDAEKLVAEVKETFSNLLEYAVVSPKIY